The genomic interval GGGACACATATCCACGTCGAGCAGCTCCCCGGCAGGGCGGTCGACCAGCTGAACACGCTCATCGCGCTGGACCCGGCCCTCTCGCTGGTCAACTCCGCCCGGCACTTCCGCGGTCGGATCGTCGCCGACGGCGCCCGGTCGAAACTCTACCGCTGGCTGGCCTACGACGACCTGCCCAACCAGGGGACACTTTGGCCGTACGTCCAGGACACCGCCGAGTGGGACGAGCGACTGGAGCGCTGTTACGAGGCGTTTCTGGAGGCGAGCATGGACGCGGGGCTCGACAGGGAGGCAGTCGAGTCGAGCTTCGACCCCGAGAGTGCGGTGTGGACCCCGGTGCAACTCCGAGGCGAGTTCGGGACCGTCGAGTGGCGGTCGCCCGATACGACTGTCCCGAGCCAGGTCGTCCGGCTGGCCGACGACATCGCGTCGGTCGTCGAAGCGCTCCGGGGGACCGACCTCGTGATACACGAGGAGACCGCGCCCGACATCGGCGCGGTCGGTCCGGGCGGCGACACTGTCACGTTACCTCCGTTCCGGACGGTCGTCGAACACGCCGACGCTGCCATCCGTGACGGGCTCGACTCGCCGGCGCTCCGGTCGTATCTCAAGGCCTTCGGGTTCGACCTCTCTGCGTACGACCCCGTCTCGGGAGCCATCGACCAGGAGACGGTCACGGTGACCGAAGCGCGGGAACATCGGCTGGAACACGCCGACCGACTGGAGCGTGACATCCGGCGCTCGGGTTCGGCGAACAAGGTGTCCGGGGGGCTGTGATACGCGGTGATCGAGCGACGCCGTGACCTGCTCCACGGCGTGGCAAATCCTGACAGGATACCGGGCCATTTGTGCGGGGAACCTGTAGGGACGGGCAATGGCCCGGACACGGCTCGCGCTGTTGAACGCCGCACACGCCGCCGAGGACACCCGTCGCAACTTCCGGCGCGAGCTCGACGCCGAACTCGTCGAGTTCCACTGTCCCTCGGGCGAACTCCCCGAGACGTTCGCCTTCGACGGCTGTGTCGTCACCGGCTCGAAGGCCTCGGTCTACTGGGACGAACCCTGGATCGGCCGACTGAAAGAGTGGGTCGGCGAGGCCATCGAGGCGGGGCTGCCGTTTCTGGGGGTCTGTTACGGCCACCAACTCCTCGCCAACGTCCTCGGGGGCCGTGTCGAGCCGATGGACGAGTACGAGATCGGCTACCGGACGGTCGAGCAGGACGGCCAGAACCGGCTGCTCGACGGCGTCGACGACGACTTCCTCGTCTTCACGACACACTCGGACCAGGTCACGAAAGCGCCTCCGGGAGCGACGGTGTTCGCCCGGAACGACTACGGTATCCACGGCTTCCGGAAGGGACACGTCTTCGCCGTCCAGTTCCACCCCGAGTACGACACTGAGACCGCCCGGAACGTGACCGAGGGGAAAGACGAACTGTCCGACGAGCGGATCGGGGCGGTCCTAGAGGGGATCACCGGAGAGAACTACCGGGACGCCTGCGAGGCGAAACAGCTGTTCGACAACTTTCTGGCGTACGTCGCGGAACACACCCCGGAACGGGTGGTTTCGGCGTCCGACCGCGCCGACTGAGCGCCGACGGGGTTCGACAGTCAGATCCGGACCGGCCTCACATGTAGCCCAGATCGCGCAGGCGCTCCATCAGGTCCTCTTTGTCCTGGGCGCGGCCGGCGCGTTCGGTCGTGTTCTCCATGTCCTGGAGCCACGCGGGTTCTTCGGCGGACTTGTCCGTGCTGACCTCGCTGCCCAGCGAGCGGAAGCCGGCGAAGTACTTCGGCGAGACGGGCACGTCTTCCTTCTCGATGCCCTCGGGCAGGTCGTCCTGCCCCTGCGGGACGTAGCCCTCGTCGGGGTAGCCCTCGACAGTGTCGGGCACGACGAAGTTCCAGAACGCCTCCCACACGTCGGCCTCGGCGAACTGCAGGATCGGCTGGATGCGGTCGTGGGGCGGGTAGATGTCCGGATCGTGCCGCGGCGAGAAGAACGTCTCGTCGGCGCGGGACTCCTGTTCGTCCCAGCGGATCCCCGAGAGGATACCGTCGACATCGTGCTCCTCGATGGTGTCGTTGAGCGCCACCGTCTTCAGGAGGTGGTTGCCGACGTAGGTGTCGAGCAGGAACGGGAACGTGTCCTCCTCGTATTCGAGGATGTTCCGGATGTGGTGCTGGTTGTGCTCGGAGAGTTCGTCGACCGGGATGTCGTCACCGGGTTCGAGACCGTTCTCGTCGACGTAGTCGCCGACGTTCGTGTTGCGCGCCCAGATCACGTCGAGGTCCCACTCGTCGGCCCAGTGCTTGGTAAAGTCGATGAGTTCGTCGAAGTGCTGGTAGTGGTCGATGAAGACGACCGGCGGAACCTCCAGGTCGAAGCGGTCCGCCACTTCCTTGACGAAGTACAGCGTCAGCGTCGAGTCCTTGCCACCCGTCCACATCACGACGGGGTTCTCGTACTCTTCGAGACCCTGCTTCGTGACTTCGATCGCCTTCTCGATCTTGTGGTTGACCGTCGGGTAGTCTTCGGGCGTCTCGCCCTCGCCGTCGCTGTAGTCGACATCGAGGTAATCGGGGAACTCGGCTGTCTCTGACATCGTGTAATGAGATGTAATTAGAAGCTGTAAGTATTTTGTGTTCCGCCGACAGGTGTGTGAACCGGAACCACACTCGGTGCGGCACTGTCGCCCCGGAATTAAAGCCGTTCACGGCCGTCCGTCGAGACGAATGATCGGCCCCCCATCGTCGCTTCGCGGGATCGCCCGGCGGTGGCTGGCGCTGTACGTCCCCGTCGCCGCGTTGATCCTGGGTCTGAGTACGCTGGTAGGGTTCCTCCTGGGCGACGCGATTCCGGTCGACTCACTGCCCGCCGGGAGCGACGCCGGATCGAACCCGTTTCTCCCGTCGGAGATCACGACGGTCTCGATCGCCGTGAACAACCTGACCGCGATGGGGGTCATGCTGCTTGGGGCCGTCTCGCTCGGGCTCGTCACGGTGCTCGGTCTCGTGTTGAACGGGCTGCTCATCGGCGTCGTCGTCGGCCTCGCCGGTCAGGAGTTACCCTCCATGGTGATCCTCGCGTTGTTGCTCCCCCACGGGATCGTCGAGATTCCGGCACTGCTGATCGTCGCCGCGATCGGACTCCGCTTTGGCCGCCTGACCGTCCGATACCTCCGCGGCACGGAAGACCGGTTGGTCACCGAACAGGCGCTGCGAGAGGCGGGCTGGCTCGTCGGCGTCGCCTGTGTGCTCGTGCTAGTCGCCGCCTACATCGAGGCCAACGTCACACTAGCCATCGCCGAACGCGTCGCCGACGGGTCCCTGTCGGGACTCCCGTCAGCGTAGGTCAGCGGGAAGTTCGATCACGACCGCGTCCGACAGCGGGCGCTGTTGCACGGAGCGTCGTGGAGGAACCGCCAGACAGCAGTACAGCGGGGAATCGACCGTGAAGCGATCAGTTGATGAACTCGTTGTCGCGCCAGTTGACGCCGTCTTTCTCCTCGTCGTCGCGGGGTTCTTCCGCGACGTTGATGACGGCGGGCCGCTCCTCGCCGTCGACGATCCGGACCGCTTCCAGTTCCTCGTCGACGGCAGCGATCGCGGTCAGCGTCCCCTTCTCGGCGATCTTGGCGACCTCACAGAGGACCTCGAACATCTCGTACTGGAGTGCGGTGTTCTGGAGCACCGTCTCCCGGTCCCCCTTGAAGCAGGCGTACTCGACGAGTTCGGATTCGATCTCTTCTTCTTCCTCTTCGAGTGCTCCCCACTGTGGTCCACCGCCGGCGCTCCCGGTGCTCGCGGCGCCGGGTGGTCCCATCTCGTCGGGGTCTTCCTCGTAGACTCGGTTCTCCGTGACGCTCGCTTTGAGCTGTGCAGTCGGAGTGTACTTGCTCATGCTGTCGTCGTCGGCGACAGCACTGACGATGAGCGTGTTGTTCCGCCGAGTGATGTCAACGTCAGCGACTGCGGGCGGAAGATCTGGGTCCTCGAAGAAATCGTAGGCGTCTTCGAGTGGCAGTTCGAGTGTCGAATGAAGTCTGTATACGCGGCTGGTCATAGTTGGGAACGTGTGTCGGTGGTCGACGGCCGTCCGCTGACGCTACAGTCACCCTGATGTACGGGACACTCGCTTATATCATCTGTCCTTCGCCATTCGGCCGACAGCGGCGGAACGGAACTACACGAATACACTGGTTATCGTCCGAGTAACCGCCGCTTACACAGCGAAAGGCGACCAAACCGTGACGTTCGGCCAGTTAATCGTCGGCAGCGGCGGGCTCGGTATCGTCTGTCACACCGGCCGCTTCGATACTGGGCGGATACTCGCCGCGATCCAGGACGAGGTCCGACGCCGGACGCGCCATACACGTCAGCGCGTACGACTCCCGTTCTTCCGCTGTGAGCCCCCGGGCGGCGGGCTGGACCACCTCGCCCTCCAGAATCTCGGCCGAACAGGCCAGACACATCCCCACGCGGCAGGAGTACTCCTGTGCGATGCCTTCCTCCAGGCACCGCGAGAGGATCGTCTCCGTGTCGGAGACGGTGATCTCCTCGCCCGTCCCCGCGAACTCGACGGTGTAATCGGTCATGAACGGGCGTTCGGAACCCCGGGACAAAACTCTTTATCGGTCGTCCGCCGCAGTTCCCGCCCCGGCACGGACCGGGTGGCAATACACTGGCTGTTCCGACGATCAGACCGCCTCGACGCGCCGAAACAGCGCCGCCCCCAGGAGGACCATCAGGACGCTGGCGACGACCATCGCCGCGAAGTCCAGCGCCAGCGACCGCTGGGAGACGCCCACCAGCGCACCGCGGAGGCCGTCGACACCGTAGGTCAGCGGGTTCAGATAGCCGACGACCCGCAACGGCGCCGGGAGGTTCCCCAGCGGGTAGAACGCCCCCGAGAGGAACGCCAGCGGAAACAGCGCGAAGTTGACGATGAGGTTGTACCCCTGGGTGTCCTTGAACTGCGAGGCGATCGCCAGCCCCATCCCGATGAACGTCGCGGCCACGAGCACGAGGAAGGCGACGGCGATGGCGACGCCGGTCACGGAGGCCGGTCGGAACCCCAGCGGGAGCGCCAGCACGAGGATGAGCAGCGACTGCAACAGCGTCGTCGTCGCACCGCCGGCGATCCGGCCGACGACGATCCCGGTGCGGCTGACCGGCGCGACCAGGATCTCCTTCAGGAAGCCGACCTCCCGGTCCGAGAGCACCGCCAGGCCCGTGAACGACGCCGAAAAGAGCATCGTGAACCCGAGAATCCCGGGGACGAGATACTCCAGATAGCTCACGCCCGGTGGGATCGAGCCGAACTGCACGTCACGGAAGCCGAAGCCGAAAAAGACGAGGATGAAGAAGGGGCCGAGCAACAGCCCGACGACGCGGCTCTTGGCCCGCCAGAACCGCACGAGGTCCCGCCGCCAGAGCCCGTAGACGGCGACCGCCTCTCGGCGGAGTCGGCTCTCCTCAGTCATCGCCGCCACCCCGCGCTGTCGGCGCCGGCCGCTGGCCGTCCTCGGCCCCCGTTTCGGCCTCGGTGACCGTCCGGCCGGTCAGCGAGAGGAAGACCCGCTCCAGGGTCGGCCGATCGACCGAGACGGTCGTCACCGCGGCCACCTCGCTAGCGGCGGTGACCACTGCCGCGACGCGGCGTGCGCCGTCGTCGACACCGATGTCGAGCCCGTCGCTGTGGTCGGTCAGCGACCGGACCCACGGCTCCCCCTGGAGTACCTCGGCGACGGCCCCGGGGCGGTCGGTCCCCAGCCTGATCACGTCGCCGCCCAGATCGGCCTTCAACGCCTCGGGAGCGTCCAGCGCGACCACGCTTCCGTCGTCGACGATCGCCACCCGGTCACAGAGGGCGTCGGCCTCCTCCATGTAGTGGGTCGTCAGCACCACGGTGACGCCCGCGTCGCGGTTGAGCCGGTCGATGTACTCCCGCACCGTCTTTCGGGTGCCGGCGTCGAGTCCGACGGTGGGTTCGTCCAGAAAGAGGACCGCGGGCTCGTGGAGCAGGCCGCGCGCGAGTTCCAGCCGGCGGGCCATCCCCCCGGAGTACTCGCCGACGCGCTTGTCGGCGTCCTCGGCGAGGTCGACCAGATCGAGGACCGTCCGAACCCGCTCGCGGCGGTACTCGCCGCCGATCCCGTAGAGCCGCGCGTGAAACCGGAGGTTCTCGATCCCGGTCAGTTCCTCGTCCAGGGCCGGTTCCTGGAAGACGACGCCGATGTTCGAGCGGACGGCGTCCGGGTCGGTCGCCACGTCGTAGCCGGCGACGCGGGCGCTGCCCTCGCTCGGTCGAAGGAGTGTACAGAGCGTGTTGACGAGCGTGGACTTGCCGGCGCCGTTGGGGCCGAGCAAGCCGAGGATCTCGCCCTCGGAGACCGACAGCGACACCGCGTCGACGGCGACCAGATCGCCGTAGCGTCTGGTCAGCCCGTCGACCTCGATGGCGTTCATACCGTCCCGTCGGGCCCGGACGGGCTTGAGGTTGGTCCCGCTCAGTTGAAGCGTAACTCGACCGACAGCGCCCGCTCCAGCAGCCCCGCCTCGTAGTACTGGGCGGTCTGTGTCGGGTGTGTCTCGTCGACCGCCCGAACAGTCTCGACGGTGTTGGCGAAGTTCTTGTAGGTCGCCTCGTCGACCATCTGGCCGTCGACGACGACGGCGCCGGTCCCCTCGCGTTTGGCCTCGTTGAACGCCTCGACCTTCCCCAGGGCCTCGGTGAGTTCGTCGGTCCGGGGCATGTGGATGCGGTTGGCCTGGGAGGTCTGTTTGGGGTGGAGCGACCACGAGCCGTCGATACCGATGGTCGCCTCGTGTTCGACCTGGTCGGCGTACCCCGCGGCGTTGTAGTAGGTGACGCCGGCGCGCTCACAGAATAGTTGGTCGAACGGGCCGCCGATCGCGGCGACGCCCGCGGCGCTGGTCTCGTTCGAGAGCGCTTCCAGCAGGCCGTCCCAGCGCGGGCGCTCGCCGTCGAGCGCGCGGCCACCGAGTTCGGCGGTGTAGTCGACCGGGCCGAACACGAGTGCCGACAGCCGCGAGTCGGCCGCGAACGCACAGATCTCCCGCAGGTCAGAGCGGGCCGGCGCAGTCTCTAAGATGATCGCCATATCGAGCACGCCGTCCGCCAGGCCGGCGTCGCGTTCCGCCTCGGCGATCGCGCCCGCGGCGTCGCGCACGTCGTCGAGCCGCCCGACCTTCGGGACGACGAACCCGTCGAGGTGGTCGCCAACCTCGGTCGCGAGGCGATCGATCTGCTCGCGGCCCCGCTCGCGGAAGGTCGCGTCGTCGTAGGCCCACTCCACGCGCGGGAGGACGCGCCCGGCGAAGTCGGGGGCGTGTTCGGGGAGGTGCTCGACGACGTTGTCGACGGCCTCGGCCTTCATCGAGGGGGCGGTGCCGTCTTCGATGTCGGGGACGAGCCAGTCGGGGGTCTGGAACCCCTCGCTCGTGAGCCCGGAGACGAGGAACTTCGCGCTGTCGTCGCGGGGGACGGCAGCGGGCGCGGTCTGGAACGTGCGGCAGAGTCGTGTGGCTGTCATGGGTCGTGTCGCTGGACGAGGGCGGTTCGCCGGCCGCTGTAGACCGGGGTGCGGTGCTGGTTGTACGCGACGTGTTCGAAGGTGACCGCGCCGGCCCGCTCGGGGCCGACCTCGGCGTCACAGTCGAGGACGCGGGTGAACCCGTAGATCGTGTCACCCAGCGTGACGAAGTCGTGGAACCGTTCCTCGTCGTAGCGCCACTCGCGGTAGGTCGCCTCGTCCGAGCGGGCGTGTGCCAGCGCGATGGAGCGGGTCACGTCGCCGTAGGCCACGATGTCACCGGACGGCGAGTCGGCCATCACGTCGCGGTTGTGGTGTTGCCGGGCGGTGTTGAGCGTCGACAGGGGGAGCCCGGAGACGAGGGCCTCGTCCATCGTCCGGCCGCGCTCGTGGGCGTAGGCGACCGCGGCGCCGTCGGCCTCCGCCCGGTCGAGCGCGGCCCGGAAGTCCTCGAAGTAGTCGCCCTCGGGGGCGACGAGTGTCTCGGGGACGGTCGGACCGTTGGGGTCGTCGCCGGCGTCTCGGTCGCTGGCGTCCGTCCCGTCGGTGTCCTCGCCGTCCGCCGAGTCGGCGACGGCCCCGCCCCCGTCCGTCGCGGTCGGCTCGCGGCGTGGGATCATGTTGGTCCGCTCGTAGCTGACCAGACGGTCGCCGGTCTCGCGGTCCCGACCGACCGTCTCCCAGGTGACGATGCCGTAGGCTGGCCGGGAGGACGACGCAGTCGTCTCGACGACGGTCGAGGTGACCGCCAGTTCCGTCCCAGGCGTCGGCGTCCGGTGGATCGTCACGTCGTCCCGGCCAAGGAAGTAGCCGCCCTTCTCCGAGAGGTCCTCGACGGTCACTCCCATCACGCAGGCGAGGACGTAGTCGGGGTGGACTGGAACGGTCTCGAACCCCTGGTTACGGGCCCGGTCCGGGCGCCAGTAGGCCGGGTCGTGGTTGAGTGTCTGGCCCATCCAGTCCTCGCTGCCCGACTGCGAGAGCACCAGGCCGGGGTCGTGAGTCAGTTCGTCGCCCGGGTCGAAGAAGTCGAAGTAGTGCCCCTTCTCCCGGGTCCGGGCGCGGTCCAGGAGCGTCTCGAACGTCTCCGCGTCCGAGAGGTCGACGGCGTCGGCCTCGCTCCAGTCGGTCATCGCCGGGTCCCCCCGTCCGAGGCGGTCCGGCGGGTCCCGCTACGAGGGCCGTCGGCGTGTTCGCTATCGGCAGTATCGTCGCCCGTCCGGGCCAGTGTCCGGCGCATCTCGTTGGTCACGATCATGAACCCCTCGTCGAACCCCATCCCGGGCTTTGCGAGCACCTGGGCGGCGTCGGTCGCCAGCGCGACGTTCGCACAGGCCCGCGCGGAGGTGGCCGTCTCGTTGCAGGTGCCGCCCAGATACGCCCGGGTGTCGGTCCCCTCGCAGTACAGCACCGCTTCGGCCGAGCGGTGGATACCCCCCAGGTCCGGCGTCTTGATCTGGACCACGTCGGCCGCACCGACGTCGACGAACGCACGAACGTCCTCGAAAGTGTTGCACCACTCGTCGGCGACGATGTCCACGTCGACGCCCGCATCGGCCAGTCCGTCGCGGAGTTGGGCCATCTGTCGGATCTGCTCCGCGCGGTCGCCGGCGTCCATCGGTCCCTCGATCTGGAGCGGGTACGGCGCCGCGGCCGCCCGCAGCGATTCGAAGTAGTCGACGACCTCGGCCCGGTCGTAGGGCGGGCCGAACACCTCCCCGAGGATGCCGTACACGTCGAGATGGAAGCGCGGAGCGTAGGACGCCGGCCCCAGCTCCTCGGTCCGCTCGCGGAGCCAGGTGACGTACTCCCGGAGCCGTTCGCCGTCGGTCCCGACCTTCTCGACGCTGTTGAACAGGCCGTGCGGGAGGACGGGGACGCGCTTGACGAGC from Haloarcula pelagica carries:
- a CDS encoding glutamate-cysteine ligase family protein, encoding MLSSDPLRRSIEVEYWVVDGDGRLVDPEGLVDASPGAEREFVRPMLEVKTTPCETTAELEAELFERLRRVLERAHELDKHLVPLATPLHAEGIRELPSDRTRIQNVVVGDDFEYVRHCAGTHIHVEQLPGRAVDQLNTLIALDPALSLVNSARHFRGRIVADGARSKLYRWLAYDDLPNQGTLWPYVQDTAEWDERLERCYEAFLEASMDAGLDREAVESSFDPESAVWTPVQLRGEFGTVEWRSPDTTVPSQVVRLADDIASVVEALRGTDLVIHEETAPDIGAVGPGGDTVTLPPFRTVVEHADAAIRDGLDSPALRSYLKAFGFDLSAYDPVSGAIDQETVTVTEAREHRLEHADRLERDIRRSGSANKVSGGL
- a CDS encoding type 1 glutamine amidotransferase, which encodes MARTRLALLNAAHAAEDTRRNFRRELDAELVEFHCPSGELPETFAFDGCVVTGSKASVYWDEPWIGRLKEWVGEAIEAGLPFLGVCYGHQLLANVLGGRVEPMDEYEIGYRTVEQDGQNRLLDGVDDDFLVFTTHSDQVTKAPPGATVFARNDYGIHGFRKGHVFAVQFHPEYDTETARNVTEGKDELSDERIGAVLEGITGENYRDACEAKQLFDNFLAYVAEHTPERVVSASDRAD
- a CDS encoding phosphoadenosine phosphosulfate reductase family protein; this translates as MSETAEFPDYLDVDYSDGEGETPEDYPTVNHKIEKAIEVTKQGLEEYENPVVMWTGGKDSTLTLYFVKEVADRFDLEVPPVVFIDHYQHFDELIDFTKHWADEWDLDVIWARNTNVGDYVDENGLEPGDDIPVDELSEHNQHHIRNILEYEEDTFPFLLDTYVGNHLLKTVALNDTIEEHDVDGILSGIRWDEQESRADETFFSPRHDPDIYPPHDRIQPILQFAEADVWEAFWNFVVPDTVEGYPDEGYVPQGQDDLPEGIEKEDVPVSPKYFAGFRSLGSEVSTDKSAEEPAWLQDMENTTERAGRAQDKEDLMERLRDLGYM
- a CDS encoding stage II sporulation protein M; amino-acid sequence: MIGPPSSLRGIARRWLALYVPVAALILGLSTLVGFLLGDAIPVDSLPAGSDAGSNPFLPSEITTVSIAVNNLTAMGVMLLGAVSLGLVTVLGLVLNGLLIGVVVGLAGQELPSMVILALLLPHGIVEIPALLIVAAIGLRFGRLTVRYLRGTEDRLVTEQALREAGWLVGVACVLVLVAAYIEANVTLAIAERVADGSLSGLPSA
- a CDS encoding DUF7110 family protein; this encodes MTSRVYRLHSTLELPLEDAYDFFEDPDLPPAVADVDITRRNNTLIVSAVADDDSMSKYTPTAQLKASVTENRVYEEDPDEMGPPGAASTGSAGGGPQWGALEEEEEEIESELVEYACFKGDRETVLQNTALQYEMFEVLCEVAKIAEKGTLTAIAAVDEELEAVRIVDGEERPAVINVAEEPRDDEEKDGVNWRDNEFIN
- a CDS encoding 2Fe-2S iron-sulfur cluster-binding protein — protein: MTDYTVEFAGTGEEITVSDTETILSRCLEEGIAQEYSCRVGMCLACSAEILEGEVVQPAARGLTAEERESYALTCMARPASDLVLDRGEYPPSIEAAGVTDDTEPAAADD
- a CDS encoding ABC transporter permease, whose product is MTEESRLRREAVAVYGLWRRDLVRFWRAKSRVVGLLLGPFFILVFFGFGFRDVQFGSIPPGVSYLEYLVPGILGFTMLFSASFTGLAVLSDREVGFLKEILVAPVSRTGIVVGRIAGGATTTLLQSLLILVLALPLGFRPASVTGVAIAVAFLVLVAATFIGMGLAIASQFKDTQGYNLIVNFALFPLAFLSGAFYPLGNLPAPLRVVGYLNPLTYGVDGLRGALVGVSQRSLALDFAAMVVASVLMVLLGAALFRRVEAV
- a CDS encoding ABC transporter ATP-binding protein, translating into MNAIEVDGLTRRYGDLVAVDAVSLSVSEGEILGLLGPNGAGKSTLVNTLCTLLRPSEGSARVAGYDVATDPDAVRSNIGVVFQEPALDEELTGIENLRFHARLYGIGGEYRRERVRTVLDLVDLAEDADKRVGEYSGGMARRLELARGLLHEPAVLFLDEPTVGLDAGTRKTVREYIDRLNRDAGVTVVLTTHYMEEADALCDRVAIVDDGSVVALDAPEALKADLGGDVIRLGTDRPGAVAEVLQGEPWVRSLTDHSDGLDIGVDDGARRVAAVVTAASEVAAVTTVSVDRPTLERVFLSLTGRTVTEAETGAEDGQRPAPTARGGGDD
- the citE gene encoding L-malyl-CoA/beta-methylmalyl-CoA lyase, which produces MTATRLCRTFQTAPAAVPRDDSAKFLVSGLTSEGFQTPDWLVPDIEDGTAPSMKAEAVDNVVEHLPEHAPDFAGRVLPRVEWAYDDATFRERGREQIDRLATEVGDHLDGFVVPKVGRLDDVRDAAGAIAEAERDAGLADGVLDMAIILETAPARSDLREICAFAADSRLSALVFGPVDYTAELGGRALDGERPRWDGLLEALSNETSAAGVAAIGGPFDQLFCERAGVTYYNAAGYADQVEHEATIGIDGSWSLHPKQTSQANRIHMPRTDELTEALGKVEAFNEAKREGTGAVVVDGQMVDEATYKNFANTVETVRAVDETHPTQTAQYYEAGLLERALSVELRFN
- the mch gene encoding 2-methylfumaryl-CoA hydratase; translated protein: MTDWSEADAVDLSDAETFETLLDRARTREKGHYFDFFDPGDELTHDPGLVLSQSGSEDWMGQTLNHDPAYWRPDRARNQGFETVPVHPDYVLACVMGVTVEDLSEKGGYFLGRDDVTIHRTPTPGTELAVTSTVVETTASSSRPAYGIVTWETVGRDRETGDRLVSYERTNMIPRREPTATDGGGAVADSADGEDTDGTDASDRDAGDDPNGPTVPETLVAPEGDYFEDFRAALDRAEADGAAVAYAHERGRTMDEALVSGLPLSTLNTARQHHNRDVMADSPSGDIVAYGDVTRSIALAHARSDEATYREWRYDEERFHDFVTLGDTIYGFTRVLDCDAEVGPERAGAVTFEHVAYNQHRTPVYSGRRTALVQRHDP
- a CDS encoding methylaspartate ammonia-lyase, translated to MRIEAVRAVPGLSGFFFDDQRAIKDGATQTGFDYEGQPTTAGFDRIREAGESLLVELELADGSVVTGDCAAVQYSGAGGRDPLFRATEYRPVVEGAVADELRGRDATMFRQNATVVEGLDPVRSEGDQLHTAVRYGVSQALLNAAARATGQTPAGVVSSAYRTEMAATPVPVFGQSGDERHTNAEKMLVKRVPVLPHGLFNSVEKVGTDGERLREYVTWLRERTEELGPASYAPRFHLDVYGILGEVFGPPYDRAEVVDYFESLRAAAAPYPLQIEGPMDAGDRAEQIRQMAQLRDGLADAGVDVDIVADEWCNTFEDVRAFVDVGAADVVQIKTPDLGGIHRSAEAVLYCEGTDTRAYLGGTCNETATSARACANVALATDAAQVLAKPGMGFDEGFMIVTNEMRRTLARTGDDTADSEHADGPRSGTRRTASDGGTRR